One Mobula hypostoma chromosome 5, sMobHyp1.1, whole genome shotgun sequence DNA segment encodes these proteins:
- the LOC134346281 gene encoding lysophosphatidic acid receptor 4-like isoform X1, translated as MTMNGMNTTNMTKDEVLPLPFTVVYAIIIVLGLVFNAGALWVFSCYIRLRSGTTIYMRNLATADLLLVCFLPLYIGSSYQQELKKICKFTFLIFLINMYTSIFFLACISMDRCIATLFPLRLPMRQLRRAATWVSALVWIFSVSASLPPYLIWKLNHSGNTSMDGECLQLETITKKTTVAVTLSLGFTLPFCLLLVSSLVALWALRKGQKNGSQLQKVPKAQGMILANLLIFTFCFLPYHALLCFYKRLFSHSPELALQFFQASQLLASSNAVLDPVLYYFNTEAFRETRPVSAVRSVADCGCWRAAETSEGDNRMRPSETVTFLSVAKVS; from the exons AT GACAATGAACGGGATGAACACTACGAACATGACGAAAGACGaggtcctccccctccccttcactgtgGTCTACGCCATCATCATCGTGCTGGGCCTGGTGTTCAACGCGGGCGCCCTGTGGGTCTTCAGCTGCTACATCCGCCTACGCTCGGGCACCACCATTTACATGCGCAACCTGGCCACTGCCGACCTGCTGCTGGTTTGCTTCCTGCCTTTGTACATCGGCTCCTCCTACCAACAGGAACTAAAGAAAATCTGCAAGttcactttcctcatcttcctcaTCAACATGTACACCAGTATCTTCTTCCTGGCCTGCATCAGCATGGACCGGTGCATTGCCACCCTGTTCCCCCTCCGCTTGCCCATGCGCCAGCTTCGCCGGGCAGCCACGTGGGTCAGTGCCCTGGTGTGGATCTTTTCCGTCAGTGCCAGCCTCCCTCCTTACCTCATCTGGAAGTTAAACCACTCCGGAAACACCAGCATGGACGGTGAGTGCCTCCAGTTAGAGACCATTACCAAGAAAACGACCGTCGCAGTCACCCTCAGCCTCGGCTTCACGCTGCCATTCTGCCTTCTGCTGGTCTCCTCTCTGGTGGCACTGTGGGCACTGCGGAAAGGTCAGAAGAATGGTTCGCAGCTACAGAAGGTGCCAAAGGCGCAGGGCATGATCCTGGCCAACCTGCTCATCTTCACCTTCTGCTTCCTGCCCTACCATGCCCTCCTCTGTTTCTACAAGAGACTGTTCAGCCACTCGCCTGAGCTGGCTCTCCAGTTCTTCCAGGCCTCCCAGCTGCTGGCCAGCTCCAACGCTGTGCTGGACCCCGTTCTGTACTACTTCAACACTGAGGCCTTCCGGGAAACGAGGCCAGTTAGCGCTGTGCGCAGCGTGGCGGATTGTGGGTGCTGGAGGGCAGCCGAAACCTCTGAAGGGGATAACAGGATGAGACCTTCAGAGACAGTTACCTTCCTCTCGGTGGCTAAGGTTTCCTGA
- the LOC134346281 gene encoding lysophosphatidic acid receptor 4-like isoform X2: protein MNGMNTTNMTKDEVLPLPFTVVYAIIIVLGLVFNAGALWVFSCYIRLRSGTTIYMRNLATADLLLVCFLPLYIGSSYQQELKKICKFTFLIFLINMYTSIFFLACISMDRCIATLFPLRLPMRQLRRAATWVSALVWIFSVSASLPPYLIWKLNHSGNTSMDGECLQLETITKKTTVAVTLSLGFTLPFCLLLVSSLVALWALRKGQKNGSQLQKVPKAQGMILANLLIFTFCFLPYHALLCFYKRLFSHSPELALQFFQASQLLASSNAVLDPVLYYFNTEAFRETRPVSAVRSVADCGCWRAAETSEGDNRMRPSETVTFLSVAKVS, encoded by the coding sequence ATGAACGGGATGAACACTACGAACATGACGAAAGACGaggtcctccccctccccttcactgtgGTCTACGCCATCATCATCGTGCTGGGCCTGGTGTTCAACGCGGGCGCCCTGTGGGTCTTCAGCTGCTACATCCGCCTACGCTCGGGCACCACCATTTACATGCGCAACCTGGCCACTGCCGACCTGCTGCTGGTTTGCTTCCTGCCTTTGTACATCGGCTCCTCCTACCAACAGGAACTAAAGAAAATCTGCAAGttcactttcctcatcttcctcaTCAACATGTACACCAGTATCTTCTTCCTGGCCTGCATCAGCATGGACCGGTGCATTGCCACCCTGTTCCCCCTCCGCTTGCCCATGCGCCAGCTTCGCCGGGCAGCCACGTGGGTCAGTGCCCTGGTGTGGATCTTTTCCGTCAGTGCCAGCCTCCCTCCTTACCTCATCTGGAAGTTAAACCACTCCGGAAACACCAGCATGGACGGTGAGTGCCTCCAGTTAGAGACCATTACCAAGAAAACGACCGTCGCAGTCACCCTCAGCCTCGGCTTCACGCTGCCATTCTGCCTTCTGCTGGTCTCCTCTCTGGTGGCACTGTGGGCACTGCGGAAAGGTCAGAAGAATGGTTCGCAGCTACAGAAGGTGCCAAAGGCGCAGGGCATGATCCTGGCCAACCTGCTCATCTTCACCTTCTGCTTCCTGCCCTACCATGCCCTCCTCTGTTTCTACAAGAGACTGTTCAGCCACTCGCCTGAGCTGGCTCTCCAGTTCTTCCAGGCCTCCCAGCTGCTGGCCAGCTCCAACGCTGTGCTGGACCCCGTTCTGTACTACTTCAACACTGAGGCCTTCCGGGAAACGAGGCCAGTTAGCGCTGTGCGCAGCGTGGCGGATTGTGGGTGCTGGAGGGCAGCCGAAACCTCTGAAGGGGATAACAGGATGAGACCTTCAGAGACAGTTACCTTCCTCTCGGTGGCTAAGGTTTCCTGA